One genomic region from Reichenbachiella ulvae encodes:
- a CDS encoding DUF6261 family protein, with the protein MEVLKMPRLRMAQLQTLTNGVLKTTEDLKEVAAPVAEVQSRFLVFKDGMTRSDASSDKETLDRTRDNLNTGFFNGVLSEQFFTHEPAVAKVLDQVVKITNDYGFGLSRLSYDEQTAQTDNMLKKLEALDLSALPSLSRWLEPIKTANENFKQVTDEYLGELNSAGETTAAYKAAEPLAEALNQLFTLLFAHAQVSGSPELTKAYKELVTLVDTYK; encoded by the coding sequence ATGGAAGTACTTAAAATGCCCAGATTGCGAATGGCACAACTCCAGACCCTGACCAATGGAGTACTCAAAACCACAGAAGATCTAAAGGAAGTCGCTGCACCGGTGGCCGAAGTACAGTCCCGATTTCTCGTCTTCAAAGACGGGATGACCCGATCGGATGCCTCCTCTGACAAAGAGACCCTGGATCGTACCCGCGACAATCTGAACACCGGGTTTTTCAACGGTGTTTTGTCCGAACAATTTTTTACGCATGAACCTGCTGTAGCCAAGGTGCTGGATCAGGTAGTAAAGATCACCAACGACTATGGTTTTGGGCTGAGTCGTTTGAGCTACGACGAACAGACCGCCCAGACCGACAACATGCTGAAGAAACTCGAAGCATTGGATCTTTCTGCCTTGCCGAGCCTCTCGCGCTGGCTGGAGCCGATCAAGACAGCCAACGAAAACTTCAAGCAAGTAACGGATGAGTATCTGGGAGAGCTGAATAGTGCTGGAGAGACGACTGCCGCCTACAAGGCAGCCGAACCACTAGCCGAGGCACTCAATCAACTGTTTACCCTGCTGTTTGCTCATGCGCAGGTATCGGGATCTCCCGAACTGACCAAGGCCTACAAGGAGCTGGTTACACTCGTTGATACCTACAA
- a CDS encoding DUF6702 family protein, producing the protein MAYKRSYHWSRKLALTLLMLVVFSAGLMAHQFYLSITTLQHHPESQKLTLSVKLFLNDLEEAIYQQEGVRLGLWRDAPIDGALDHVARYVRANLSIRINGAPVSLKYIDEQMEAAEVIEDNVIICQLEVEDIPEITTITVHNSLLIEAFDSQTNLVKVRANGTRKSLNLDKRLPEGELSFD; encoded by the coding sequence ATGGCCTATAAGCGGAGCTACCACTGGAGCAGGAAGCTGGCATTGACTCTGCTGATGCTGGTGGTGTTTTCCGCTGGGCTGATGGCGCATCAGTTTTACCTGAGCATCACGACCCTGCAGCATCATCCGGAGAGCCAAAAGCTGACGCTTAGTGTCAAGCTGTTTCTCAATGATCTGGAGGAGGCCATCTATCAGCAGGAAGGAGTCCGTCTGGGACTGTGGAGGGACGCACCGATCGATGGGGCGCTGGACCATGTCGCACGATATGTGAGGGCCAACCTTTCCATTCGTATCAACGGCGCCCCTGTTTCGCTAAAGTATATAGATGAGCAAATGGAAGCCGCCGAAGTGATCGAGGACAACGTGATCATCTGTCAACTAGAGGTGGAGGATATACCGGAGATCACTACCATCACCGTGCACAACAGCCTGCTCATCGAGGCATTCGACTCGCAAACCAATCTCGTAAAAGTACGAGCCAACGGCACCCGAAAGTCCCTCAACCTGGACAAACGACTCCCAGAAGGTGAGCTTTCTTTTGATTGA
- a CDS encoding M20/M25/M40 family metallo-hydrolase — protein MKNSKYILSVALFATSLLLSNCQPQTQPEGQENPQAELDIEDTKVIKQLFDEALTTRETYQLLDHLCNQIGTRLSGSEGAAQAVDWTEKVMSDYGFDKVYKQDLFVPNWKRGDKEVAKILGSQDELTVLALGMSVATPEEGLTAPVVQVQGLEDVKEMGREAIEGKIVFYNRPTDQRLIRTGAAYGGAVDQRVTGPAVAAQYGAVAVVIRSVGTAYDDVPHTGTTLYMDSIPKIPAAALGFQSADRLAKALEQNPDTQLFLKMNCQTLEDAPSHNVIGELTGTEFPDQIITIGGHLDSWDVGQGAHDDGAGCMQSIQVLRLFQKLGIQPKHTIRAVMFMNEENGTRGGKKYAELAEKNNEQHLIALESDAGAFTPRGFGVTAEDSTLTKFQSWLPHFDQNTIGYIKKGGGGVDIGPLHQTLGTPTIGFMPDSQRMFDVHHSANDVFSSVHPRELELGTASMAGFIYLIDKYGL, from the coding sequence ATGAAAAACAGTAAGTACATCCTGTCTGTAGCGCTCTTTGCTACCTCCCTTCTTTTGTCTAACTGCCAACCTCAGACCCAGCCCGAAGGCCAGGAAAATCCGCAGGCCGAATTGGATATAGAAGATACCAAAGTCATCAAACAGCTCTTTGATGAAGCACTGACGACAAGAGAAACCTACCAATTGCTCGATCATCTGTGCAACCAGATAGGCACACGCTTGAGCGGATCGGAGGGAGCTGCGCAGGCGGTGGATTGGACCGAAAAGGTAATGTCCGACTATGGATTTGACAAAGTCTACAAGCAGGACCTTTTTGTTCCTAACTGGAAGCGAGGGGACAAGGAAGTGGCGAAGATCCTGGGCTCTCAGGATGAGTTGACCGTGCTGGCGCTGGGTATGTCTGTTGCTACCCCAGAGGAGGGGCTGACCGCACCCGTGGTGCAAGTGCAAGGACTGGAAGATGTGAAAGAAATGGGGCGTGAGGCCATCGAAGGAAAGATTGTGTTTTATAATCGACCGACGGATCAGAGGCTGATCCGAACGGGTGCTGCCTATGGTGGCGCTGTGGACCAGCGAGTGACTGGCCCTGCTGTGGCTGCCCAGTATGGTGCAGTGGCTGTGGTGATCCGATCGGTAGGTACTGCCTACGATGATGTGCCGCACACTGGTACCACCCTTTACATGGACAGCATTCCGAAGATACCTGCGGCAGCACTAGGATTCCAATCTGCAGATCGCCTGGCAAAGGCACTAGAGCAAAACCCTGATACACAGCTTTTCCTCAAGATGAATTGCCAGACGCTGGAGGATGCCCCCTCGCACAACGTGATCGGAGAGCTTACCGGAACGGAGTTTCCTGATCAGATCATCACCATAGGTGGGCATCTGGACTCCTGGGATGTCGGACAGGGTGCGCACGATGATGGGGCGGGATGCATGCAATCCATTCAGGTCCTGCGCCTGTTTCAGAAGCTGGGGATCCAACCCAAGCATACCATTAGGGCGGTGATGTTTATGAACGAAGAAAATGGAACCCGAGGAGGTAAAAAGTATGCGGAGCTGGCAGAAAAGAACAACGAACAGCACCTGATTGCACTCGAAAGTGATGCAGGGGCATTCACCCCAAGAGGCTTTGGCGTCACGGCAGAGGATTCGACCCTTACCAAATTCCAGTCATGGCTACCGCATTTTGATCAAAACACCATCGGCTATATCAAAAAAGGAGGAGGAGGTGTGGACATCGGGCCATTGCACCAGACGCTGGGTACGCCTACCATAGGCTTTATGCCCGATTCGCAGCGCATGTTCGATGTACACCATTCGGCCAACGATGTCTTCTCCTCGGTACACCCTCGTGAGCTAGAGCTAGGCACGGCCTCTATGGCTGGCTTCATCTACCTGATAGACAAATATGGCCTATAA
- a CDS encoding PH domain-containing protein: MKEYKSKVSYGILIPVLVLLVGITLLPIYSGEPEGTIVSIIAVLIPVSAFVLHLFFNTSYQIKDDKQLLITCGFLYHSAIDIKSIHSIRPSRSIISAPAASLDRIKLKYGRWDSVIISPENKQQFIKELQTINPDIELIKD, translated from the coding sequence ATGAAAGAATATAAATCCAAAGTGAGCTATGGGATACTGATACCGGTGCTCGTGCTGCTAGTCGGCATCACGCTGCTGCCGATCTATTCCGGAGAGCCTGAGGGAACGATTGTTAGTATCATAGCTGTATTGATTCCAGTCTCGGCATTTGTATTGCACCTTTTCTTTAATACTAGCTATCAGATCAAGGACGACAAGCAGCTGCTCATCACCTGCGGATTTCTCTATCACTCAGCCATAGACATCAAAAGTATCCATTCCATCCGCCCGAGCAGATCCATCATCTCTGCCCCGGCAGCCTCACTGGATCGAATCAAACTCAAATACGGCAGATGGGACAGCGTGATAATCTCACCTGAAAACAAGCAACAGTTCATCAAAGAGCTACAGACCATCAACCCCGACATAGAATTAATAAAAGACTAA
- a CDS encoding SanA/YdcF family protein encodes MTKRKALIPLLLLSPFLLLILSNLWIERQAENKTFSDPAQIQENRVGLVLGTSKYVNSGRINLYFQYRINAAVALYEAGKVNFILISGDNGSKRYDEPTDFKNELIERGIPEEKIYLDYAGFRTLDSVVRAKEIFGQSSITVISQKFHNERAIFLAEQNGLSAVGFNARDVSSSYGLKTHLREYLARTRAVLDICLGVEPKFLGDKIEIK; translated from the coding sequence ATGACAAAGAGAAAAGCGCTCATCCCCCTCCTACTCCTCTCGCCTTTTTTGCTATTGATCCTATCTAACCTGTGGATAGAAAGACAGGCAGAAAACAAGACTTTTTCTGACCCTGCTCAGATTCAGGAGAATCGAGTCGGGCTAGTACTGGGCACTTCCAAATATGTGAACAGCGGCAGGATCAACCTTTACTTTCAATATCGAATCAATGCAGCAGTGGCTCTGTACGAAGCGGGCAAAGTCAATTTCATCCTGATCAGCGGAGACAATGGCAGCAAGCGCTACGATGAGCCCACCGATTTCAAAAACGAACTGATCGAAAGAGGTATCCCGGAGGAAAAAATATACCTGGACTATGCCGGCTTCCGAACACTCGACTCTGTCGTTCGCGCCAAGGAGATCTTTGGGCAAAGCAGCATCACAGTGATTTCACAAAAATTCCATAACGAAAGAGCCATCTTTCTGGCCGAACAAAACGGACTATCGGCCGTCGGGTTCAATGCTCGGGACGTGTCCTCCAGCTATGGACTCAAAACTCACCTGAGAGAATATCTGGCACGTACCAGGGCTGTTCTGGATATCTGCCTGGGCGTAGAACCCAAATTTCTCGGAGACAAAATAGAAATTAAGTGA
- a CDS encoding BlaI/MecI/CopY family transcriptional regulator — protein MEQLTKAEEKIMRILWKIKKGFVKDIISEMEDPKPPYNTVSSVVRLLKDKGFVDAKAYGRTHEYFPLVSKNKYRKFSFMQLFQNYFDNSHEELLSFMVENKELKEKDVQEIKELLKKMD, from the coding sequence ATGGAACAACTCACCAAGGCTGAAGAAAAGATCATGCGGATCCTTTGGAAGATCAAAAAAGGGTTTGTCAAAGACATCATTTCAGAGATGGAGGATCCGAAACCTCCATACAATACGGTGTCTTCCGTCGTGCGATTATTGAAGGACAAAGGTTTCGTAGATGCCAAGGCTTATGGCCGTACGCATGAGTACTTCCCTCTTGTCTCAAAAAACAAATACCGCAAGTTCAGCTTCATGCAGCTTTTCCAAAACTACTTTGACAACTCGCACGAAGAGCTGTTGAGTTTCATGGTAGAAAACAAAGAGCTCAAGGAGAAGGACGTCCAGGAAATCAAAGAATTACTTAAAAAGATGGATTAA
- a CDS encoding M56 family metallopeptidase, which translates to MGWFIILIKSSLCLTICFIFYLLVVKRISDFGLRRFYLMAILIISHTLPFIHIEIPSRYQAIGERLLPLQVSEEQLLYPIARQVYSYPQVNDALQTSYLIVVGLLTILTLISLTQIVRMIYQNDKTDISGQRVIFHGGKQGPFSFLKWLFMPKNISYNDKSTQTIIKHEQVHIQQNHSVDILFVRLFQIIHWFNPIMYFLKREIELNLEFITDREVCKSISKKEYVHLLMNFHVARGFSLTGQFAGNSLKNRVYQLSSNFYFKKIFIPLLTIASFLIVTFNVTAFTSFYLEAERKTEIQKPAKCKCPDKTEEEEKDEGVIKYKDGKYGAIVTKE; encoded by the coding sequence ATGGGATGGTTCATCATACTTATCAAATCTAGCCTTTGTCTCACCATTTGCTTCATATTCTACCTACTGGTGGTGAAGCGGATATCAGACTTTGGATTGAGAAGGTTTTACCTGATGGCTATTCTGATCATCAGCCATACGCTACCCTTTATCCATATCGAAATTCCCTCACGCTATCAGGCCATTGGAGAGCGCCTATTACCACTTCAGGTCAGTGAGGAACAACTCCTCTACCCTATCGCTCGTCAGGTCTATTCCTATCCGCAAGTGAACGATGCGCTGCAAACCTCTTATCTGATCGTCGTGGGCTTACTTACGATATTGACCCTTATCTCTCTGACCCAGATAGTGCGGATGATCTACCAAAACGACAAGACTGATATATCAGGTCAAAGAGTTATATTTCATGGAGGTAAACAAGGACCTTTCTCCTTTTTGAAATGGCTGTTTATGCCAAAGAACATCTCCTACAACGACAAGAGTACCCAGACGATCATCAAGCATGAGCAAGTGCATATCCAACAAAATCATTCTGTGGACATCTTATTCGTGAGACTCTTTCAGATCATTCATTGGTTCAATCCTATCATGTATTTTTTGAAAAGGGAAATAGAACTGAACCTGGAGTTTATAACGGATCGAGAAGTTTGCAAGAGCATTTCTAAAAAAGAATATGTACATCTATTGATGAATTTTCATGTAGCGCGAGGATTTTCCCTGACCGGGCAGTTTGCCGGCAATTCGCTAAAAAACCGAGTGTATCAATTATCCTCCAACTTCTATTTCAAAAAAATATTCATCCCCTTGCTGACCATCGCCTCATTCTTGATCGTCACTTTTAATGTGACGGCCTTTACCTCCTTCTATCTCGAAGCTGAGAGGAAAACTGAGATACAAAAACCTGCTAAATGCAAATGTCCAGATAAGACTGAAGAGGAGGAAAAAGACGAGGGTGTGATCAAATACAAAGACGGAAAATACGGAGCAATCGTAACCAAAGAATAA
- a CDS encoding TlpA family protein disulfide reductase: MKDLKTGLIALVVAGALAISCQNQKKTTVLNGRIENLSEGDCIFTLWFFDIDNGANTKLRFSADIDSTGYFKIKTDEITEPTIDAWLTIGNEVTQLGIAPGDSLYVELDARAFDETLKYSGIGAAKCNYKATKFLRYEDSQEGINFRYLSDLDSEAFLSSLNDLFDDRLALLDSVYGSAQKDKYYYDERDVMQAEKLNLIVEYLNQNESSPSVEEALNQIDLNDLEGHFYQGWSRNIIVRYIDNRTATISDPYEKYQWAKENLDERHMTYIRRDRLKNWMIADESDRIFKELKANPKPELDSANLAFHSLIEEYRTQTPTEPLEFIKFGAEYNDAPFTLKGKVLNTGIKKVNIYISGLAFKGQETIDVNEEGNFDFSFNPLYTRTITISAGNQFSQMIVSPGAALSIIMDDLFYYIGQGAKENKRLAEMAYSNIRFAPKYITGEEVTSMSEDEIKKELDKRYASAQQELSKYLKMNQLSKPLAIYLQASLDIQLLRMKAQAEMMKKYFVAPEEKEKVNFSKDYFQFLNDPALINDTLMITGELALTTSLINQVMTDKGLDFKIAEDPAYKEKLAITKCLESMSNNAYEQLDKDLVYLSQHTDKSWLVETVTSYKDQKMAYFETLVIPTGAELTANELSSADSLMSQIVEKHKGKNIYVDIWATWCGPCKAEFAYAEDFHKGLDEEKVSVVYLAARSKENNWKTSIAEYQLNGDHYFLTDEQYDQLAKKFELRGFPQYMIIDSNGKVQSTNAPRPSVRLTSLNTDLIEQLNTM; this comes from the coding sequence ATGAAAGACTTAAAAACCGGCCTAATCGCTCTCGTTGTTGCGGGAGCCCTGGCCATCTCATGCCAAAATCAAAAAAAGACAACCGTATTAAACGGTAGAATTGAGAACCTATCAGAAGGTGATTGCATATTCACCCTTTGGTTCTTCGATATCGACAACGGTGCCAATACCAAATTAAGATTCAGCGCAGATATCGATTCTACTGGTTATTTCAAAATCAAAACAGATGAGATTACCGAACCTACCATAGACGCATGGTTGACCATTGGAAATGAAGTGACCCAATTGGGTATAGCACCAGGAGACAGTCTCTATGTCGAACTGGACGCCAGAGCCTTTGACGAGACCTTGAAGTACTCGGGCATAGGAGCAGCAAAGTGCAATTATAAAGCGACGAAGTTTCTACGGTATGAGGACAGTCAAGAAGGTATCAACTTTAGATACCTAAGTGATCTCGATTCAGAAGCGTTTCTTAGCTCTCTTAACGACCTCTTTGATGACAGATTAGCGCTGCTCGACTCTGTATATGGATCTGCCCAAAAGGACAAATATTACTATGACGAGCGAGATGTCATGCAGGCCGAGAAACTCAATCTAATCGTCGAATATCTCAATCAAAACGAATCTTCTCCATCTGTTGAAGAAGCACTGAATCAAATTGATCTCAACGATCTAGAGGGGCATTTCTATCAAGGCTGGAGTAGAAACATCATAGTTAGATATATAGACAACCGCACTGCAACCATAAGCGACCCCTATGAAAAATACCAGTGGGCGAAAGAGAACCTGGACGAAAGGCACATGACCTATATCAGAAGGGATCGGCTGAAGAACTGGATGATAGCAGACGAATCGGATCGCATCTTCAAAGAGCTAAAAGCCAACCCTAAACCGGAATTAGATTCGGCCAACCTGGCCTTTCACTCGCTAATCGAAGAATATCGTACCCAAACTCCAACTGAACCATTAGAGTTCATAAAATTCGGAGCGGAATACAATGATGCCCCTTTCACCTTAAAGGGCAAGGTGCTGAACACAGGTATAAAAAAGGTCAATATTTACATCAGTGGTCTGGCCTTCAAAGGTCAAGAAACAATTGATGTAAATGAAGAGGGCAACTTCGACTTTTCGTTCAATCCACTTTATACTAGAACCATCACCATTTCAGCGGGTAATCAATTTTCTCAAATGATCGTTTCTCCTGGAGCAGCATTGAGTATAATCATGGATGACCTGTTTTACTATATCGGTCAAGGGGCCAAGGAGAACAAGAGGCTCGCAGAGATGGCTTATTCAAATATCAGATTTGCCCCTAAATATATAACGGGTGAGGAAGTAACATCTATGTCTGAAGACGAAATAAAAAAAGAACTAGATAAGAGGTATGCATCAGCCCAACAAGAACTAAGCAAGTATCTAAAAATGAATCAACTTTCGAAACCATTGGCCATTTACTTGCAAGCCAGTCTAGACATCCAACTGCTGCGGATGAAGGCTCAGGCTGAAATGATGAAGAAATACTTTGTAGCTCCAGAAGAGAAAGAAAAAGTCAATTTCTCAAAAGACTACTTTCAGTTTTTGAATGACCCAGCCTTAATCAATGATACCCTCATGATTACGGGAGAACTGGCACTAACCACTAGTTTAATAAACCAAGTAATGACTGATAAAGGCCTTGATTTCAAAATCGCAGAAGATCCTGCCTACAAGGAGAAATTGGCTATTACCAAATGTCTGGAAAGCATGTCAAACAACGCCTATGAGCAGCTCGATAAAGATTTGGTTTATCTTTCGCAGCATACCGACAAGTCGTGGTTAGTCGAAACCGTAACATCGTATAAAGATCAAAAAATGGCCTATTTCGAGACTTTAGTGATCCCAACCGGTGCGGAACTAACTGCAAATGAGTTATCTTCAGCTGATAGTTTGATGAGTCAGATTGTAGAAAAACACAAAGGAAAAAACATCTATGTAGACATCTGGGCTACATGGTGTGGTCCCTGCAAGGCAGAGTTCGCTTATGCAGAAGATTTCCATAAAGGCCTGGATGAGGAAAAAGTAAGTGTCGTGTACTTGGCTGCAAGAAGTAAAGAAAATAACTGGAAAACCTCCATCGCTGAATACCAATTGAATGGGGATCACTACTTCTTAACCGATGAACAATATGATCAACTGGCCAAAAAATTTGAGCTGCGCGGCTTCCCACAGTACATGATCATCGACTCCAATGGCAAGGTACAGAGCACGAATGCACCTCGACCTTCGGTTCGGTTGACAAGCCTGAATACCGATTTGATCGAGCAACTGAATACGATGTAA
- a CDS encoding bacteriohemerythrin, translating into MITWKEDYNTGVQEIDEQHQDLFDYINQLDQCIRDEEYEGARIEIILNFLQMFCATHFCLEEVCMRQRACPVQEKNKKAHDKFLSFYSEFQDKYRTTNNKELLIRKLREALETWLVNHILKIDMHIKKCNNVNKAVY; encoded by the coding sequence ATGATCACCTGGAAAGAAGACTACAACACTGGCGTACAAGAGATCGACGAGCAACATCAGGACCTATTCGACTATATCAATCAACTAGATCAATGTATCCGAGACGAAGAATATGAAGGAGCCAGAATAGAGATCATTCTCAATTTCCTACAGATGTTTTGTGCAACCCACTTTTGTCTGGAAGAAGTATGCATGAGACAAAGAGCCTGTCCCGTTCAGGAAAAGAATAAAAAGGCGCACGACAAATTCTTGTCTTTCTATTCTGAGTTTCAGGACAAGTATAGAACTACCAACAATAAAGAATTGCTCATTCGCAAACTAAGAGAAGCGCTGGAAACCTGGCTGGTCAATCACATATTGAAGATTGACATGCACATCAAAAAATGCAACAATGTCAACAAAGCGGTCTATTAG
- a CDS encoding MOSC domain-containing protein, protein MKIVSTNLAKPQLIHWKGKEEMTGIYKVPTMGAIQLGKEDVNSDTVVDRRYHGGVDKACYLYSADHYDFWKAQYPDLEMPYGMFGENLTVEGMDETKLIVGEVYQVGNAKVQISEPREPCYKLGVKFGDQGILKKFIQTTYSGSYLRVLEEGEVKVGDTFELIEPIKNGLSIADVFYLLYAKSAEPEFLRMLLADDYLPKKLREKLLKKYTVHQD, encoded by the coding sequence ATGAAAATAGTATCGACAAATCTCGCTAAACCTCAACTGATCCATTGGAAAGGGAAGGAGGAAATGACGGGAATATACAAAGTACCCACGATGGGTGCTATCCAACTAGGTAAGGAAGATGTGAATAGTGATACCGTAGTGGATCGTCGCTATCACGGAGGGGTTGATAAAGCTTGCTATCTCTATTCAGCAGATCATTACGATTTTTGGAAGGCGCAATATCCTGATTTGGAGATGCCCTATGGTATGTTTGGAGAGAATCTGACCGTCGAGGGAATGGACGAAACGAAGCTAATCGTAGGCGAAGTGTACCAGGTGGGAAATGCCAAAGTGCAAATTTCTGAGCCTCGCGAGCCCTGTTACAAACTGGGTGTGAAGTTTGGAGACCAGGGGATACTGAAGAAGTTTATTCAAACCACCTATTCGGGATCGTATCTTAGAGTGTTGGAGGAAGGCGAGGTAAAAGTCGGCGATACGTTTGAGCTCATCGAACCGATCAAAAATGGCCTATCCATAGCCGATGTGTTCTATCTGCTATACGCTAAAAGTGCTGAGCCAGAATTCCTCAGAATGCTTTTGGCTGATGATTATTTACCTAAGAAGTTACGAGAAAAGCTGTTGAAAAAGTATACGGTCCATCAAGACTAA
- a CDS encoding zinc-dependent peptidase, which produces MSFISLFILLALLAMMVYIVGGEVVGAVRGTRYVLNYLFRQPINRYLIIRNLNPEYKKILEGAFLYYHTLNVKNKRLFEKRVQKFIDSKNFYPAGELLQVEPEMKVLIAASAIQLTFGLPGVYFAHFKDIYVYPDFYFSEGMQQFNAGEVHKAGRILLSWKDFVEGYVHHDNGRNLGLHEMAHALRLENMIKNEEYSYFDWEDIQIFNHYTVEESNKINQGLESIFRPYAAVHYQEFFAVLIEVFFEQPKKLKEYHPNLYLVTSRLLRQDPMRPNERVA; this is translated from the coding sequence ATGAGTTTCATTTCTTTATTTATCCTTTTGGCATTATTGGCCATGATGGTCTACATAGTTGGAGGGGAAGTGGTCGGTGCGGTCAGGGGTACCAGATATGTATTGAACTATCTCTTTCGTCAGCCTATCAATCGTTATTTGATCATCAGAAATCTGAACCCAGAGTATAAGAAAATACTGGAAGGGGCATTCCTTTATTATCATACCTTAAATGTCAAGAATAAACGATTATTCGAGAAGCGAGTTCAAAAGTTCATAGACTCGAAGAATTTCTATCCAGCAGGAGAACTCTTGCAAGTAGAACCTGAGATGAAGGTGCTAATAGCTGCTTCTGCGATTCAGTTGACTTTTGGTTTGCCAGGAGTGTATTTTGCACATTTTAAGGATATCTATGTTTACCCGGACTTTTACTTCTCCGAGGGGATGCAACAGTTCAATGCTGGAGAAGTGCATAAAGCGGGTAGAATTCTCTTGAGTTGGAAAGACTTTGTAGAAGGGTATGTCCATCACGACAATGGGCGAAACCTGGGGCTACACGAAATGGCGCATGCCCTACGACTAGAAAATATGATCAAAAATGAGGAATACTCTTATTTTGACTGGGAGGATATCCAGATTTTCAATCACTATACGGTGGAAGAATCCAATAAAATCAATCAGGGATTAGAGTCCATATTTCGTCCCTATGCGGCGGTGCATTATCAAGAGTTTTTCGCAGTATTGATTGAGGTGTTTTTTGAGCAGCCAAAAAAGCTAAAAGAGTATCATCCGAATTTGTATCTGGTAACAAGTCGTTTACTGAGACAGGATCCTATGCGGCCCAATGAACGGGTAGCATGA